DNA from Vulpes vulpes isolate BD-2025 chromosome 9, VulVul3, whole genome shotgun sequence:
TTTATTCTCCAGCATGAAGTCTCTGGTGTCGAACAAGTGCTGAGCTGTGCCTgaaggatttcccacattcaACACATTCATAAGGTTTTTCTCCGGTGTGAATTCTGTAATGTTCACTAAGGTGTGCTTGTTTGCGGAAAGTTTTTTCACACTCACTACACTTGTAaagtttctctccagtgtgagttCTCTCATGCTCAACAAGGGAGGAGTTCTGAGTGAAGGCTTTACCACATTTAGTACATGTGTAAGGCTTCTCTCCTGAATGAATTCTCTGATGCTGCATGAGGCATGTACTCTGattaaaggctttcccacattcgtTACACTTATAAGGTTTATCTCCAGAATGACTTCTCTGGTGACGAGTAAGGCAAATGCTTTGACTAAAGGCTTTGCCACATTCGATGCATTTATacggtttctctccagtatgaattcgcAGGTGTTTGATAAGGGATGGACTCTGACAAAAGGCTTTGCCACATTCCATGcatttatagggtttctctccagtatgaattctcagATGCTGAACAAGGATTGCTTTTGTTTGAAAGGCTTTCTCGCATTCGATACATTTATacggtttctctcctgtgtgaattcTCAAATGTTGAGTAAGATTTGACTGTTTACGGAAACAAGTTCCACACTCACTACATATGTACGGCTTCTCTCCCGTGTGAATCCTCTGATGCTGGGTAAGAGATGATCTCTGAGTAAagaatttcccacattcactacaCTTTGAAGGTTTCTTCCGCATGTTATGACTCTGAGGGTTCATGTGCAGTGGAATCTGGCTGGAACTCATGCTGCTTGTAATACAAGGAATGTCTGTCCAGTAGTTTCAGGTTTAGAGGAAACTCTCTCCCAAAATCATGATATTTCCAAAGTGCTTTCTCAGAGATGATTATGGTTACAGTAACACTGTCCTGGGAAAGCTTTGGGTATATGAGTACATGAACTATCCTCTTGGGCATTCCTGCAGGATATGCCTTCTCCGCCTTCTTCAGCATGTGTCTTCACCTTCTCCAAATGCAAACCCCAGACAACCAGGTTCTCTGACACTCTACAGCTTCCACAAGTCATTTAACACTGTTGCATCAGGCTTGGTGTtcttgcctgaaaaaaaaaaaaaaaatcatgaaggaaaATGTCCTGTATGAAGAACAAGGGACCTGCATTGTGGAATCTTGATTTTATCGTCTTCTCGATAATAGAGATGGATCACAATGACCTAGAGAAAAGATTAGATATTAGGGAGAAGAGATTAAGTAGTGACAGGTCTTGGGAAATCTATAAAATTCCCTATTGTGATTGTGGAACActtaaatactaaaaaatgaatcCAGGTAATTTAGGATTATCCAGAGTGATAAACAGTAGGATGTGAAAGGGATGAGCATACTAATCTTGGGTAAATTCATGTTAGGGAAAATTACTACCTACCTACAGTCTCTACTCCTCAAAAAATAGGTGAAAAGTAACTATATTTTCTTAGGTTGCCTGTAAGCAATATCTTGTTCATGCCATTTGAGAAAGTACAAGCTTACATAATTGTCTAGGGACACTcaatttctctttaagatttcaaaggtgtgcctggatggctcagttcagtaagtatccaactcttggttttggctcaggtcatgatctcagggtcctgggatcgagccccatgttgggctctctgtgctcagtggggagtcttcttcagattctctctcatcctctcctctgctgctccccccttctctttctaaaaataaataattctttaaaagattttatttattcatgagagacacggagggagagccagagacaaaggcagagggagaagcaggctccctacagggagcatgatgtgagactcaatcccaggatctcaggatcataatttgagccaaaggcagatgctcaaccagtgagccacccaggtaccccttaaatattatttaaaaaaaaaaaaaggctttccaAGTTGTAACTTCTACTAGGTCGATCACACTAATCCTTCCTATACACTCACTTTAATGGGTGTCTTTTTGgacctctctctccaaaatattCAGCATCTGTAGCTCTCTCCCTAGGACCATCTGGAAGATCTTTAGGTTTGAAAATAGAGCCCTgcttactaaaaataaaatattgttttgtttgaagaaaaataGGATGGGTTGGTCCTTGGGGAAGAGATTCCTATTGGACAGTAACTTGACTATAGCATGATGGTCCAGAATCTGGCCCTCACCTTTGACACTAATGAAATGCTTCAGAATCTGATGTATACTAATCATATTCACAAGGTGATGTAGAAAACAGTCACTTTGCTGATCTacagtgaaaaatatatatgctcaATGTCCAGCTGGTTGACACATTCTCTCCACTATAGAAAAACTGTATAAGAaccaaatcataaaaaaaaaaagtcattgaggACACTCCTTAgaattggagaaagagaaatacttagATGATCTCAATGGCATCAGACTTTGAAACCCTGATGCTCTGAATAAGGGCACACAGAATCTGAGAGCAGATACTTAGGTGCCACACATCAGAAACATCTTCCCTGAATAGTGCCAGAGACACTGACACATTCTTATTCTCTAAGGCCCCTGTTCactttagttttttaatataaattatacatgaatatatcctcactttaaatatttagataatacaGAAAGATGAAGGATaaattagtcatttttttctcaccatCCCACCCTACTCAAAcccatttccttccttatttttatttatttatttattgtttttattcatgagagacacagagacaggcagagggagaagcaggcttcatgcaaggagcccgacgcaggattcaatccgggtctccaggattacgccccagGTCaaaggcgctaaactgctgagccacccagacccatTTCCTTCCTAATTAACATTAACTCTAGAGTAtattctttcagtcttttttttttttttaagatttttatctattcatgagaaacacacagaaagagaggcaaagacacaggcagagggagaagcaggctcccgcaaggaacccgatgtgagactcaatcccagatcccaggatcacaccctgagccaaaggcagatgctcaaccattgagctacccaatCATcccttttcagtcttttttctacGCATTTTATTCTCTCTACATAGATAAAATTGTTCTATAGGTTCTATTGTgctattgcttttttctttttacactaAAGAATGTTTCTTCAAAATCATTTCTTGTTAGTACATATGGGTCTACCCTAAGAGTTAGTTGGTATACACTGGTATCTCTGCACTAACTGTTTACAGTCAGAGACTGATCTGATTGGGTAGTACTGTACCGCATTGGTTGctaaatatattgaatatttttcctgaacatagctatctttattttttgtgtacttCCAGTACAGATACactgtatataaaatttaatgcCAGGTGGTTTAAACAGCTAAACATAAAACCAAAACTCTAACCacactttcatttcctttatttttattgtctcagAAAGTGTTGTTGTTTTACTACACAAAGAATGCATACACATTCTAAAAAAACAGTCCACAAAGGAAATTACTTGAAATCCTATCACCTAGTGAAAATACACTTGGTTTTTTGACAGCCTTTTCTTTTAGCCATCTCTCAATGCatgtacacaaacacatacacatatattatgcCTACATATTAAACTAAACTGAGTTTGTCAGCCATAAACAGTCACAGTCTATTCATAGAGTTCCTATAGCCTAAGAATCCAGTTCATACAATACTGTTCTTACTGAATTTAACAAATTCCCAAGCTCCATGTTGCCTTCTGATGCCCCATAATAATGGAAGTTGCTATTACTTAGGCTCTTGTTCCAGAGTCAGGAGCCCATTCATATTCTTTGAGGACACACTTAAACCACTTTTGTGATGAGTCTTCCAGTAATTTACTACCAGTTTTCCCATATCTGACTGCTACACCATTAAGACATGATAGTTCAGTGAGTAGCTACCAGGTAACTGTAGCTATTCTTGCTACAGTTTAAGTACATGTGATATAAAATTAGTATATTATCTGATCTGTCCAAAACAATTACTCTATTGCCTGCTTCCACAACGGGCCATAATCAGTCTGATTTTAATAAGATGGGGCCATTTCTGAGTGGTTCTGTGTTTTCAGTCTGCAGTGTTTAGGTGTAGTGGTCACTGGTGGGTCGTCTCACAATAGCTCTGCCACCACTTGTGAATGAACACCCCCATCCTGGGCTCTCTAGTTAGATTTCACTTACCCAGAGATAAGCCGTTAGGAACACAAACAACACTGGTTTGTCTTCTGGGGCCTTCTCTTGAGGGAGGGCAGGCATCTGAGGcatggagggagaggaaaaagcaccCATAAATTGTAAGCCTACTTCCTTCTTATTCTGAACTCAGAGGAACTCAGGAATAGCCAATCCCTAGCCAAATAACTATTTTAAGTCTGAATGAAGAATCAGAACAGTATCACCAatgcggcacctgggtggtacaggtGGGCAAGtggttgactcttggttttggctcaggtcatgatttcagagtggtgaaatcaagccccacatcgagttccaagctcagcatggagtctccttaaGACTTtcaatccctctccctctgcccttcctcctacaGGCAAatgcacatgctcactctctaaaaagtcttttttaaaaagtatcaccAATGACCAAAATCAGTAAGTGGGTAGTCCTCCAAGAGACCTGACACTgcacaaagaaagagagcaggTCCTCCTAAGAACTATCCTCAAGTAAAAATACCtccacaagggatccctgggtggcgcagcggtttggcgcctgcctttggcccagggcgcgatcctggagacccgggatcgaatcccacatcaggctcccggtgcatggagcctgcttctccctctgcctatgtctctgcctccctctctctctctctctctctctctgtgactatcataaataaataaaaattaaaaaaaaaatacctccacAAGAGAGAAAGTTGGATCCAAAGGCCCCTCCCCAAACCTACTGGAAAAGCCATTGACTTCAAAAGTCAAAAACTGGGAACATGGTAGAGGGCATTAGAATAAACGCTGGCCTGAGTCAAGAAGTCTGCATTCTAGTCAGGGCTTTGCTACTGACCTAAAGTTAGTCACTCACTCAGTCTTATCTGTGAATTGAAAGTGGAAAACTAGTACCAACATTCTGTAATCCTTTGATTCTAAAAACACATGGGGAAAGAGCAAAAACCTCAAGTCCAGTCCATCTTTGATTGAGGCtggttattcatttatttgaaaaatactaaCTGCACAGGTACTCTGTCAGAGAATAGGCCGAGTCAACAGCAAGGAAACTCCCCTACAGTTATCTTACCAGAATCAGAGGTAGAGgaatttcaggaaaataagaCTGCATTTAGTCAGACAGCACGTAGAAGAAAGGACAGGGGGAGTCTTTTGGAAGATGTTAAGGACCCCTCCTGGGAAGAAAGCTTTTAAGAACTccttctgggggatccctgggtggcgcagcggtttggcgcctgcctttggcccagggcgcgatcctggagacccgggatcgaatcccacatcaggctcccggtgcatggagcctgcttctccctctgcctgtgtctctgcctctctctctctctctcactgtgtgcctatcataaaaaaaaaaaaaaaaaaaaaaaaaaaaaaacctccttctGAATGGGGAGGAAAGAACAGTGTATTAAGTCAGGGATctgggaacccctgggtggcgcagcggtttggcgcctgcctttggcccagggcgcgatcctggagacccgggatcgaatcccacgtcgggctccctgtgcatggagcctgtgtctctgcctctctctctctctgtgactatcataaattaaaaaaaaaaaaaaaaagtcagggatcTGGTGACCAGTCTAATCCATCCCAATCCACTAGCACCCCCTATCTGAGACTGAACAAACTACTACTTTTTAAACGTACTAACGAATATTCAACTCAAATGTGAACCACTACACTTCTCATAggtgggtaatttttttttttatttgcaaagcCTTTTCTCCTTTTCGTTCTCAAAGAATTTCACATACCTCTACTGCAGCACTTTCTACTGTTTTGATGCTCTGAttatatttgtcttcctctgctaAACCTGAAGTATGGCGTGGACTGAAGTATGGCCAGGACTCGGTTTGAATCCCTGCTCTACCATATATGAGCAAATGATAGTGGGAAGTTACTTAACCCTTTCGAGGTCATTTCTCAGACGTCATATAGACTAAATAATGACTTTATAGGGTTGTGATGATGCatgaatgagttaatacatgGGAAGCCTTTAGAAAAAAGCCTTCAGTAGTACCTGCTGTTAAAGTCTTGGGTCTATATGTCCTCACAGGTACCTATTTTGTTGCTATGAGAGGAGATTAAAAGCTTAAAGGAAGTTGATAACTCTCGCATATACTCATTCTACCCGCTCGACTTTGTCAAGTGGCAAAGCAAGAAACAGCACTGGCTTCTGGAAATCAGAGAACTGAAGGAATCAGAAGTTCGCTTCGTCCCCGAAGTACATACGAAGGGTACCCAGGTCTCCCGATGCCCAGAACAGGGCTCTCGAACAGGCTTCGCCTTTCTCTCTTCAGGACCCCGCGGCACCCGACCCCTCCTCCAAGGGTCTCCGCGCGAGGAAGAGGCGCTGCGGCGGGCCGGCCCCGGCTCCGAGGGAGGGGCGACGACAAAACCGTCGCAGCTGCGCACCGCCGACTCGACGCGCACGGCGCTGCCTGCGACACCTGGCGGCACCTTGCAGCCAGCGCCCGCCGCGCCGGGCCCGCGTGACGTCAGCAGTCCGCGCCGCGGTCAGACCCCTGTGGTCTCCTCTCTAGGAAGGCGGGAGCGGCTCCCTCTCGGTGCTTCCTCCCCGGcccagagctgggggggggggggggggggcggggttcaGCCGGACACCGGAGCCCCAGCTGCAGAAACAGCCGTAAACCCACCTCACCGCGCTCCTTCCCAGAGTAAGGAAACCGAACCGAAGAGACTGCTGGCCTGGACCACAAGGCGCTTTTACTGCTCATTCTGCAACTTGCCTTATCTTCCTAAAAACTCTTCCGTGTCCCTGACTTTTGGAGGGCTTCTCAAAGCTGGCTTCAACTTTTCTTACATTCTCACCTGCCAGAAAACTGGCCTCCTCACAGGCACCCCAAGCACCCTCTGCTTTAGGATCTTTGTTCAACAGTTGGCCCTAAGAACATTAGAACTCTGTTTTCAGGTCAAGTCCCTGATTTTCAGCGTGcaaacttgggcaagttatttactTCTCTGTAGCTGTTTCCTGACTTatagaacagaaataataatGGCACCGCATTTCAGGTtaccatgaggattaaatgaggttaATATATGTAATTACTACCACTAAAAAAATtcagtaggggatccctgggtggctcagtcgtttggcgcctgcctccagcccagggcgtgatcctggagtccagggatcgagtcccacgtctggctcctgcatggagactgcttctccttctgcttgtgtctctgcctctctctccctctctctgtgtatctcatgaataaataaaatcttaaaaaaaaatgtttgtcctATCATGCTCCACAGATTCCATGCTCCACAGATTCCAGCTCGTCCTCTTTGTTCTGCATTGGCTTCACGGGACCTTGCCAGCCTTCAAGGCCCTCATCACCACTGCTGCAAAATTTCATATCTTACTGAGACTTCCTCCGGAAATACTTGCACATACAGGCTCCTCATGACTGTATTCCTGAGATGAAGGCATGGGTGGCAGGGCACCTGATACACTTACAGGCATTCTTACTGATGTGCAAGCTCTGGGAAATACAGTTGTCTACTGTACAATCCATAGGGGGCACTCaataaacactggaaaaaaatgaatgagatgcaATAGAGAAGTTATCTGCTTAAATTTCCAGACTGGCTGTTTTACCTTTAGGAGGCTGAAATTAGGAGTGaagatgtgggatccctgggtggcacagcggtttggcgcctgcctttggcccagggcgcgatcctagagacccgggatcaaatcccacgtcgggctcccggtgcatggagcctgcttctccctctgcctgtgtctctgcctctctctctctctctgtgtgtgtgactatcataaataaataaaaattaaaaaaaaaaaaaaggagtgaagatGCCCCAGACTAAGGCCATCACTAACCCTGTTCAGCTAAAAAAGGATCCTTTGTAGAACTGTCAGCTGACATGCCAGGGAACAATAATGTTGAGTTCCTCTTACTTTTTACCAAGTGTCACATTCTCAGCACTTCTTTGGAATCAAGTAGCAAGTTCtctgccacctccacccccagccctctgCACAAGCCCTACCTAACATCCCACAGGTCAGAAAGCCTAGGCCTAATCACTTTTTCCCCGTTTAAGCTTCAAAGAATCTAAGTCAGCAGGCTCTGCTGTGTAGGAACTAACTCCGGAATGGAGTACCATAGAGCAATTTACCAGAAACATGAATCTGTGGCTTAATACAATTTGGGCTAAGCTTCCTTCAATGAGGTGGAAAatggagtggggggtgggcaggggaagaGTGGCTACCAAAAACTTTCCACAAAAGTGACCTTAGCTTTGCAGTGGTCATTAGCTCAAGGGCAGTGAAAATTAAAGCCACCTGGGGTAAAAGCTAGACTTCTGTATTATGTAGGCAGAAAGGtgaaatcaaaatgtaaaaccaaTGTACTTCTCACACTTATACACAGGAAGGTCTGTAGGCaacaaaaaaaagctttttgaTCTAAAATAAGCtcccaggggagcctggctggctcagttgatagagcatgtgactagtcatctctgggttgtgagtttgagccccatgttggtatagagattactttaaaatattaaaatgagctCCTCCCATCCCCACAAGCAGGCCAAAATTGAAGTCCTATGTGGTCAGCTCTATAATAATTATAACTAAAGAGGCATCATGGAACAGAGGTATGACTAATAAAGAGAAATCtgaaggaaaagtgaaaaaggaCATGGGAGTTTAAATTCCACTTgacacttactagctatgtgactttgggcaagaccATCcacctttctgttttctctactgTTGCTCTGAGGATATGATGTGGCCTCATCCCATGTTCTTCTGAAATCACAGAATACATTTCAGCACACTGAGAATAAGCAACACTTCGCAGTTCTTTATCATCTGGAGCCAGGTAAAGCCATGAATTCAGGAAATGCTTCCAGATTAGAATTGCTAAACTCAAAAGCTCTCCTGCCAGACCAGCAACACTATTCAACTCCTACTTCCTATTTCAGGGATATTCCAGCTGACATAGTTGTACTTCTACAGCTGCAAGCATTTGCCTCTTCCTGTAGACCCTGACATCAACATATCTGTAAGTACTTTGCTAAACTGTGATGGGACATTTAAATGGCTAATTTGTAACAAAACAACCTTATAacaagggttgttttttttttttcttgctacaaaatattactttttcttaagGGACCCCCTGATTAATATAAGGACacaatctgtatctttgggaaagATTCAGAATTCTTGCACCTGGCAAACACTTCAGTGGCATACTCATACTCTGCACACCACCTTTTGCTGGCAACTGTGGACCTAAGTCACACTCTGCAGGTAGGCATGGAGGAATCTCTGACTCAAAATTTTAATtgagctcaacaaatatttactaatcaCAAGGAAGTGCCAGAGACTgtggatacaaagatgaataaataaatatcacatgGCTCCTGCTCTAACATCTGATAGttcagtggggagaggaaggtTTGTACACAAGCCATTACAATGcaacatgataaataaaatgaagatacaaaatgcagaaatacaaaatatgtgaGGTCAGAGACAGCTTCAAAGGAGATGTTGCATGAGCACATTCACAAGTGGCACAaaatcaggcagcctgggtggctcagcactttattgccatcttcagcccagggtgtggtcctggacatccggctccctgcgtggagcctgcttctccctttacctgtgtctgtgcctctctctctgtctctcgtgaataaataaataaaatcttaaaaaaaaaaaaaaaaagcgacaCAAAAGCTTTCCAGGCAAGCAGAATTAAGGAAGGAAATTGAGGCAATAGGAATAGTATATGCAAAAGGTGCCAAAGATGAGTCCAGCAATGATGTGGAATCACAGGAATTTGTACTGTGAAACAGCATGCAATGCAGGGAAGGCAGCTGAGTGTGATAGCATAGGCATTGCCCAGTGGAGGAGCTTCAGATATCTCTTAAGGGGCTAGGATATTTTGCGGTAACAGTAGAGCAGCCAGCTGTGTCTTACAAATACCATCCAGAAAAATTTGTGAAAGACAGCCTTGGGCAAGCAACTGTAAGACTGAttgtgaaaataagaaaatggtctagAAAATAGACTTGGGAATGAACTAAAATGATAGCAATGGAGATGGCTCCTAGATTTAGGAGATGGAAGCAGGATACAGTAGTTGCTTGGATGTGATGACTGAGCAAAAGACTGACCAAGAGCAATTCCATGATTTGGGACTGGAGTGACTGGCATGTGACTGGCCAGCAACTGGACCAACAACTGGGAGGAAACTAGGAGCAAATATTTGCAAGTGTGAGAACATGTGATGAGACAGGCAAGATGACAagttcctttccttcctgttttctcAGGAAGTTAAAATGGTATCAGACTCTCAGCCtgaggattaaattttttttttttttttttttttggaaactctAACAAGAACCTGAAGATACCTTTAATCCTTagatttctgatttcttccttaagaaaattctcccccaccccccaaaaagagaACTCTCCCAATTCTAATCTCAAGACTTTATAGACAGTAGTGTATAAATATCTTCATATCAGGAATTTGCTAAAGTTTCTGGTGGgcaaaatttgattaaaatatattaattcaacaaatatttattgaacatttactatgtgccagcaaTAAATTCTGTAGTGTTATTTTCATTTAGGAAGTACAA
Protein-coding regions in this window:
- the ZNF501 gene encoding zinc finger protein 501; this translates as MSSSQIPLHMNPQSHNMRKKPSKCSECGKFFTQRSSLTQHQRIHTGEKPYICSECGTCFRKQSNLTQHLRIHTGEKPYKCIECEKAFQTKAILVQHLRIHTGEKPYKCMECGKAFCQSPSLIKHLRIHTGEKPYKCIECGKAFSQSICLTRHQRSHSGDKPYKCNECGKAFNQSTCLMQHQRIHSGEKPYTCTKCGKAFTQNSSLVEHERTHTGEKLYKCSECEKTFRKQAHLSEHYRIHTGEKPYECVECGKSFRHSSALVRHQRLHAGE